A stretch of Senegalia massiliensis DNA encodes these proteins:
- a CDS encoding DUF859 family phage minor structural protein produces LYRPRQVYSSASKSYNIKINGTTVKSGSTTIGGSGTKTIASGTTKVYHNSNGTKKNVAISFYQEVSITWSGVATGNASKSGTMDLTTIPRYAKITSFSISNITGIQFKFNYSVDRSIDLVQYSLNGGSWKSQPSGNLITGLNPGTTYTLRIRVRSSTSGLYTYSNTLTVVTVVLSSISSSVKFNLESNLGVTISRKNSNIVHDIYLEAYYDGAWRDVVKNRLTNISTSATIIPTLGAVELLQNKHPNTKNVTIRVRIVCRWGENGTIQGMVYKSGAATIVNANPSISGITYKDTDTDVQAILNNNQLILRNKSNLQVTAGKATSQKGATLKQYKISIGGNEYSVNTSGTSEIEKTINVGAVNQSSNQTVVLTVIDSRGNKATKSFTVQILNYEEPQFLQVSADRLNNYEESSYANIEARRAVVKPSTIDVNEIYLRYRIKENSIGTYGDYVNIASESGYVSGIWQNLTVNQYMADYPNDKSYTIEVGIKDKFSDWDTILVNLREGIALLSFFKDKIKTGVPFENLAIGKSHEGKATLEVGGHAIIEGALSLGDGFAGNTLALRGLGTGSSNINYISFFEDNGSNRQAYLGFGSANHSAFQIANETGGGISLLGDVSTNGDFTSGNTVVHRGFVPNDWSSIKLSGIWTCSNGSYTNVPSGSSKYGILLTLSRYSGASNYVSYFYTDSYGRIFTCMKWNGVMSEWKMLG; encoded by the coding sequence CTTTATAGACCTAGACAAGTATATTCATCTGCAAGTAAAAGCTATAACATAAAAATAAATGGTACAACAGTAAAAAGTGGTAGCACTACTATTGGGGGAAGTGGAACAAAAACCATAGCAAGTGGTACAACGAAAGTTTATCATAATAGTAATGGAACTAAGAAAAATGTAGCAATATCTTTTTATCAAGAAGTTAGCATCACATGGTCAGGTGTAGCTACAGGAAATGCAAGTAAATCTGGAACAATGGATTTAACTACTATACCTCGTTATGCAAAGATAACTTCATTTAGTATAAGTAATATAACAGGAATACAATTTAAATTTAACTACAGTGTAGATAGAAGTATAGATTTAGTTCAGTATTCTCTTAATGGAGGTAGTTGGAAAAGTCAGCCTAGTGGAAATTTAATTACTGGATTAAATCCTGGAACTACTTATACCCTAAGAATAAGAGTAAGGAGTTCGACAAGTGGGTTATATACCTATTCTAATACATTAACTGTTGTAACAGTGGTATTATCAAGCATATCTAGTAGTGTTAAGTTTAATTTAGAAAGTAATCTAGGTGTAACTATATCAAGAAAAAACTCTAATATAGTCCATGACATTTATCTAGAAGCCTATTATGATGGAGCATGGAGAGATGTTGTTAAAAATAGACTTACAAATATAAGTACTAGTGCTACTATAATTCCTACACTAGGAGCAGTTGAATTACTACAAAACAAACATCCTAATACTAAAAATGTTACTATAAGAGTTAGAATAGTGTGTAGATGGGGTGAAAATGGTACAATTCAAGGGATGGTTTATAAGAGTGGAGCTGCTACTATTGTAAATGCTAACCCTTCTATTTCAGGGATTACTTATAAAGATACAGATACTGATGTACAGGCTATATTAAATAATAATCAACTAATATTAAGAAATAAATCCAACCTGCAAGTAACAGCAGGGAAAGCAACAAGTCAAAAAGGTGCTACACTAAAACAATATAAAATTAGCATTGGTGGTAATGAGTACAGTGTAAACACTAGTGGGACAAGTGAAATAGAAAAAACAATTAATGTAGGTGCAGTAAATCAATCAAGCAACCAGACAGTAGTGTTGACTGTAATAGATAGTAGGGGGAATAAAGCAACCAAAAGTTTTACTGTGCAAATCTTAAATTATGAAGAACCACAATTTTTGCAAGTTTCCGCTGATAGATTGAACAATTATGAAGAGTCTTCATATGCGAATATAGAAGCTAGAAGAGCAGTAGTAAAACCATCTACAATAGATGTAAATGAAATCTATCTAAGGTATAGAATAAAAGAAAATTCTATTGGAACATATGGAGATTATGTAAATATAGCAAGTGAAAGTGGCTATGTAAGTGGAATATGGCAGAATTTAACTGTAAATCAGTACATGGCAGATTATCCTAATGATAAATCTTATACGATAGAAGTCGGAATCAAAGATAAGTTTAGTGACTGGGATACAATATTAGTAAATTTAAGAGAAGGTATAGCTCTCTTGAGTTTCTTTAAAGATAAAATTAAAACAGGAGTTCCTTTTGAAAATTTAGCTATAGGGAAAAGTCATGAAGGAAAAGCTACTTTAGAGGTTGGTGGACATGCAATAATTGAAGGTGCATTATCACTAGGTGATGGGTTTGCAGGCAATACTTTAGCTTTGAGAGGTTTAGGTACAGGTTCCTCAAATATTAACTATATAAGCTTTTTTGAGGATAATGGTTCAAATAGACAGGCTTATTTAGGATTTGGGAGTGCTAATCATTCTGCTTTTCAAATTGCTAATGAAACAGGTGGTGGTATATCATTACTTGGTGATGTTTCAACGAATGGAGATTTTACAAGTGGAAATACTGTTGTTCATAGAGGGTTTGTTCCAAATGATTGGTCAAGTATAAAATTATCAGGTATTTGGACTTGCAGCAATGGGTCATATACTAATGTCCCATCTGGTTCATCTAAATATGGCATACTTCTTACATTATCAAGATATAGTGGTGCAAGTAATTATGTTAGTTATTTTTATACAGACTCTTATGGTAGGATTTTTACTTGTATGAAATGGAATGGAGTTATGAGTGAATGGAAGATGTTAGGATAA